In one Erinaceus europaeus chromosome 3, mEriEur2.1, whole genome shotgun sequence genomic region, the following are encoded:
- the DNAJC27 gene encoding dnaJ homolog subfamily C member 27 isoform X1, producing the protein MEASMPKRKEPGKSLRIKVISMGNAEVGKSCIIKRYCEKRFVSKYLATIGIDYGVTKVQVRDREIKVNIFDMAGHPFFYEGTAQLCCLIVVWRITPVTSEPQVRNEFYKDTQGVILVYDVGQKESFDALDAWLVEMKQDLGPHGNMENIVFVVCANKIDCAKHRCVDESEGRLWAESKGFLYFETSAQTGEGISEMFQTFYLNILDVCEHGGKRPATNSNASFTKEQADTIRRIRNSKDSWDMLGIKPGASRDEVNKAYRKLAVLLHPDKCVAPGSEDAFKAVVNARTALLKNIK; encoded by the exons AGCTGTATTATAAAGCGGTACTGTGAGAAAAGATTCGTGTCTAAATATCTTGCAACGATTGGGATTGACTACGGCGTGACCAA GGTCcaggtcagagacagagaaatcaaagtcAACATCTTTGATATGGCTGGACACCCATTCTTCTACGAG ggcactgcgcagctctgctgtcttatagtggtgtggaggattacacctgtgacttcagagcctcag GTCCGCAACGAGTTCTACAAGGACACACAGGGCGTGATTCTGGTCTATGACGTTGGGCAGAAGGAGTCCTTCGATGCCCTGGACGCGTGGCTGGTGGAGATGAAGCAAGACCTCGGGCCCCATGGAAACATGGAGAACATCGTGTTCGTCGTGTGCGCCAACAAG ATCGACTGTGCCAAGCACCGCTGCGTGGATGAGAGCGAGGGGCGTCTCTGGGCCGAGAGTAAGGGCTTCCTGTACTTTGAGACCTCGGCGCAGACCGGAGAGGGCATCAGTGAGATGTTCCAG ACCTTCTATTTGAACATCTTGGATGTGTGTGAACATGGTGGGAAGCGTCCAGCCACAAACAGCAATGCTAGTTTCACCAAAGAACAAGCAGACACCATCCGCAGGATCCGAAACAGTAAAGACAGCTGGgacatgctggggatcaaacctggggcttcaAG GGACGAGGTGAACAAAGCGTACAGGAAACTCGCGGTACTGCTCCACCCTGATAAGTGTGTCGCGCCCGGCAGTGAAGACGCCTTCAAAGCCGTCGTGAACGCCCGGACAGCCCTCCTGAAGAACATCAAGTAG